Proteins encoded in a region of the Leopardus geoffroyi isolate Oge1 chromosome E2, O.geoffroyi_Oge1_pat1.0, whole genome shotgun sequence genome:
- the LOC123579190 gene encoding metallothionein-2 has translation MDPNCSCSAGGSCTCAGSCTCKECRCTSCKKSCCSCCPVGCAKCAQGCICKGASDKCSCCA, from the exons ATGGACCCCAACTGCTCCTGCTCCGCCG GTGGCTCCTGCACGTGCGCCGGCTCCTGCACGTGCAAAGAGTGCAGATGCACCTCCTGCAAGAAGA gctgctgctcctgctgcccCGTGGGCTGTGCCAAGTGTGCCCAGGGCTGCATCTGCAAAGGGGCATCGGACAAGTGCAGCTGCTGTGCCTGA